Proteins found in one Oxyura jamaicensis isolate SHBP4307 breed ruddy duck chromosome 16, BPBGC_Ojam_1.0, whole genome shotgun sequence genomic segment:
- the LOC118175206 gene encoding killer cell lectin-like receptor subfamily F member 1 isoform X2 — MEDEEGYTTLNFGAKCSAPRRQQGGGMAGSPRRQYLITSAGWALSTGLGIAVIILGLRVWQWHGSGRCYATLNSSATDAENRENGCRGCLGRLRLQLKAALCNAPETDDRECRLCPRDWLQHGNWCYWVSHESRDWQRSRDDCAQKGSALFVIRNREQMVLQDVTQGRGYVWIGLAVTGAKGTWTWLDGSVLDTKHSLPETTGMMAGMTLALRRSTYLPTVLLPPWNRKREKKREKASVSLPQI, encoded by the exons ATGGAGGATGAGGAGGGCTACACCACGCTGAATTTTGGGGCAAAATGCAGCGCCCCGCGGAGGCAGCAAGGTGGTGGGATGGCAG GATCCCCTCGACGCCAGTACCTGATCACCAGTGCCGGGTGGGCTTTGAGCACCGGTTTGGGCATAGCGGTGATAATCCTGGGGCTAAGGG tCTGGCAATGGCATGGCTCGGGACGGTGCTATGCGACTCTCAATTCGTCAGCCACCGATGCTGAAAACAGGGAGAATGGATGCAGAGGCTGCCTGGGTAGATTGCggctgcagctgaaagcagccctgtgcaACGCACCCGAGACGG ATGACAGAGAGTGCCGGCTGTGTCCTCGGGACTGGTTGCAGCACGGGAACTGGTGTTACTGGGTGTCCCACGAGAGCCGGGACTGGCAGAGGAGCCGGGATGACTGCGCCCAAAAGGGCTCTGCCCTCTTCGTCATCCGGAACCGGGAGCAGATG GTGCTCCAGGATGTCACGCAGGGAAGGGGCTACGTCTGGATCGGGCTGGCGGTGACAGGGGCCAAAGGCACCTGGACGTGGCTGGACGGCTCCGTGCTGGACACCAAGCA TTCTCTTCCAGAAACCACAGGGATGATGGCTGGGATGACCCTCGCACTGAGAAGGAGCACGTACCTGCCCACCGTGCTTCTGCCACCCtggaacagaaagagagagaaaaagagagaaaaagcctcagtttcccttccCCAAATTTGA
- the LOC118175206 gene encoding killer cell lectin-like receptor subfamily F member 1 isoform X1: MEDEEGYTTLNFGAKCSAPRRQQGGGMAGSPRRQYLITSAGWALSTGLGIAVIILGLRVWQWHGSGRCYATLNSSATDAENRENGCRGCLGRLRLQLKAALCNAPETDDRECRLCPRDWLQHGNWCYWVSHESRDWQRSRDDCAQKGSALFVIRNREQMHVLQDVTQGRGYVWIGLAVTGAKGTWTWLDGSVLDTKHSLPETTGMMAGMTLALRRSTYLPTVLLPPWNRKREKKREKASVSLPQI, encoded by the exons ATGGAGGATGAGGAGGGCTACACCACGCTGAATTTTGGGGCAAAATGCAGCGCCCCGCGGAGGCAGCAAGGTGGTGGGATGGCAG GATCCCCTCGACGCCAGTACCTGATCACCAGTGCCGGGTGGGCTTTGAGCACCGGTTTGGGCATAGCGGTGATAATCCTGGGGCTAAGGG tCTGGCAATGGCATGGCTCGGGACGGTGCTATGCGACTCTCAATTCGTCAGCCACCGATGCTGAAAACAGGGAGAATGGATGCAGAGGCTGCCTGGGTAGATTGCggctgcagctgaaagcagccctgtgcaACGCACCCGAGACGG ATGACAGAGAGTGCCGGCTGTGTCCTCGGGACTGGTTGCAGCACGGGAACTGGTGTTACTGGGTGTCCCACGAGAGCCGGGACTGGCAGAGGAGCCGGGATGACTGCGCCCAAAAGGGCTCTGCCCTCTTCGTCATCCGGAACCGGGAGCAGATG CACGTGCTCCAGGATGTCACGCAGGGAAGGGGCTACGTCTGGATCGGGCTGGCGGTGACAGGGGCCAAAGGCACCTGGACGTGGCTGGACGGCTCCGTGCTGGACACCAAGCA TTCTCTTCCAGAAACCACAGGGATGATGGCTGGGATGACCCTCGCACTGAGAAGGAGCACGTACCTGCCCACCGTGCTTCTGCCACCCtggaacagaaagagagagaaaaagagagaaaaagcctcagtttcccttccCCAAATTTGA
- the LOC118175199 gene encoding tripartite motif-containing protein 10-like isoform X1 yields the protein MFTPVQAARGRGRGEAGDAAMASAASRARERGEEGTHHTATKHRPDPEHLSGGGGAAKSRPERGRLGDAEAVSHRNHLRKGNFQPKLHLEHLAEKLKLLGLEGGGEEEQLCSWRKRTFAFREDAKASGRGAPRAHGGAHGEEPAQERREQIQRDLESLKKQREELLELKASGERRCQGYLTQTEAERQKIVSEFRQLRRFLKDQELVLLAQLGELDREVMRRQEEEEAKVSGEVSLLDILIWEMEKKLEQPASGFLQGGRSTVGRWEMGSGRRTMETSDLERRLRVISQQNDILREALGRFQDILPSELEKEVEPSLGGEGKAFVTLDPDTAHARLVLSRDRRGVRWTDAGQDLPPDPRCFDVSCCVLGCRGFSAGRHGWEVEVMAGGTWALGVARNSLPRKGCLEFRPEEGIWAVGCCGNRYRAFSSPPATLPTSGNPKRIRVVLDYEGEQVAFYLTAQLPPVFAFQKACFGGESIFPFFWVGRGSHLHLCA from the exons ATGTTCACCCCAGTGCAGGCGGcgaggggaagaggaaggggagaggctGGAGATGCTGCCAtggcttctgctgcttctcgagcgagggaaaggggagaggaaggcacCCACCACACTGCCACGAAGCATCGGCCGGATCCTGAGCACCTGAGCGGCGGAGGTGGTGCAGCCAAATCCCGGCCGGAGCGAGGAAGACTCGGAGACGCCGAGGCCGTCAGCCACCGAAACCATCTCAGGAAAGGGAATTTCCAGCCCAAACTCCACCTGGAGCATTTGGCGGAGAAGCTGAAGCTCTTGGGCCTGGAAGGAGGCGGAgaggaggagcagctctgctcgtgGCGTAAGAGGACGTTCGCCTTCAGGGAGGACGCGAAAGCATCCGGCCGCGGTGCACCGAGGGCTCACGGAGGAGCCCACGGAGAGGAACCTGCCCAGGAACGCAGG gagcaaattcagagagacctggagAGCCTcaagaaacaaagggaagagcTTTTGGAACTGAAAGCGAGCGGGGAGAGGCGATGCCAGGGGTATTTG ACACAGACAGAGGCCGAGAGGCAGAAAATTGTGTCCGAATTTCGGCAGCTGCGCCGGTTTCTGAAGGACCAGGAGCTCGTCCTCCTGGcccagctgggagagctggacAGGGAGGTGatgaggaggcaggaggaagaggaggccaAGGTGTCGGGGGAGGTTTCGCTCCTCGACATCCTCATCTGGGAGATGGAGAAGAAACTCGAGCAACCCGCGAGCGGATTCCTGCAG GGTGGCAGAAGCACGGTGGGCAG GTGGGAGATGGGCAGCGGCCGGAGGACGATGGAGACCTCGGACCTGGAGCGGAGGCTCCGTGTCATTTCTCAACAAAACGACATCCTCAGAGAGGCGCTGGGGAGATTTCAAG ACATTTTACCCTCTGAACTGGAGAAAGAGGTAGAACCATCTCtaggaggagagggaaaag CATTCGTGACTCTGGACCCCGACACTGCCCACGCGAGGCTCGTCCTGTCCCGGGACCGACGGGGGGTGAGGTGGACGGATGCAGGGCAGGATTTGCCCCCCGACCCCAGGTGCTTCGACGTCTCCTGCTGCGTGCTGGGCTGCCGGGGTTTCTCCGCGGGGAGGCACGGCTGGGAGGTGGAGGTGATGGCTGGTGGGACCTGGGCCCTCGGTGTGGCCCGAAATTCCCTGCCCAGGAAGGGCTGCTTGGAGTTTCGGCCGGAGGAGGGGATCTGGGCCGTGGGGTGCTGCGGGAATCGGTACCGAgctttctcctcccccccagccACCCTCCCCACGAGTGGGAATCCCAAGAGGATCCGGGTGGTTCTGGATTACGAGGGGGAACAAGTGGCTTTCTACCTCACTGCACAACTCCCCCCTGTCTTTGCTTTCCAAAAAGCCTGCTTTGGGGGGGAGAgcatcttccctttcttctgggTGGGGAGAGGCTCCCACCTCCACCTCTGCGCCTGA
- the LOC118175206 gene encoding killer cell lectin-like receptor subfamily B member 1B allele B isoform X4 has translation MEDEEGYTTLNFGAKCSAPRRQQGGGMAGSPRRQYLITSAGWALSTGLGIAVIILGLRVWQWHGSGRCYATLNSSATDAENRENGCRGCLGRLRLQLKAALCNAPETDDRECRLCPRDWLQHGNWCYWVSHESRDWQRSRDDCAQKGSALFVIRNREQMVLQDVTQGRGYVWIGLAVTGAKGTWTWLDGSVLDTKQFRILGSATSGSCALMKGSQIRSEGCNAESRWVCEKDAVAL, from the exons ATGGAGGATGAGGAGGGCTACACCACGCTGAATTTTGGGGCAAAATGCAGCGCCCCGCGGAGGCAGCAAGGTGGTGGGATGGCAG GATCCCCTCGACGCCAGTACCTGATCACCAGTGCCGGGTGGGCTTTGAGCACCGGTTTGGGCATAGCGGTGATAATCCTGGGGCTAAGGG tCTGGCAATGGCATGGCTCGGGACGGTGCTATGCGACTCTCAATTCGTCAGCCACCGATGCTGAAAACAGGGAGAATGGATGCAGAGGCTGCCTGGGTAGATTGCggctgcagctgaaagcagccctgtgcaACGCACCCGAGACGG ATGACAGAGAGTGCCGGCTGTGTCCTCGGGACTGGTTGCAGCACGGGAACTGGTGTTACTGGGTGTCCCACGAGAGCCGGGACTGGCAGAGGAGCCGGGATGACTGCGCCCAAAAGGGCTCTGCCCTCTTCGTCATCCGGAACCGGGAGCAGATG GTGCTCCAGGATGTCACGCAGGGAAGGGGCTACGTCTGGATCGGGCTGGCGGTGACAGGGGCCAAAGGCACCTGGACGTGGCTGGACGGCTCCGTGCTGGACACCAAGCA gtTCCGCATCTTGGGCTCGGCCACCAGCGGCAGCTGCGCCCTGATGAAAGGTTCCCAAATCCGCTCCGAGGGCTGCAACGCCGAGTCCAGATGGGTCTGCGAGAAGGATGCTGTCGCCCTGTAG
- the LOC118175175 gene encoding E3 ubiquitin-protein ligase TRIM39-like — MMESGKTNADLEEWDAKIRKLTEEFEESDTELEECDTENEIGELTAEIDNLTAELEERDRKIRKLTSDLGECDTKIKERDRKITKLSAEIRRLTALLGDRDKKLRKLTAELAKCDATIRIFTVELGERHTKIGELTAEVGDYDRKLRKHAAELAERDEKIREHEAEIRRLTELLDELTEELDEVTEELGERDKKIEELTEELAKQTAQIGELTTELGERDAKIDELSAEMEKRDRKIDELTAELEEYKAKMRKCIEEHRKEEEKLANVTLDPETAHPRLILSKDQKSVRWEYMLQESPDSPERFDADPCVLGCEAFTSGRHYWVVDLAEGQYCAVGVSRESLPRKGPISFNPEEGIWAVQQWGFKNRALTSPPTLLNLPRVPKKIRISLDYEWGEVAFFDVENKVPIFTFPPASFAGERIRPWFWVELGSLSLVR; from the exons ATGATGGAGTCAG GGAAGACGAATGCAGATCTGG AAGAATGGGATGCCAAAATCA gGAAGCTAACAGAAGAATTTG aagaAAGTGACACGGAGCTCG AGGAATGTGACACAGAAAATG aaatag GGGAGCTCACGGCTGAGATtg acaATCTGACTGCGGAGCTTG agGAACGTGATAGAAAAATCA GAAAACTTACTTCAGACCTTG GTGAATGCGATACAAAAATCA AGGAGCGtgatagaaaaataa CCAAGCTCTCAGCAGAAATAC GTAGGCTCACTGCACTGCTTG GGGACCGAGACAAAAAGCTTC GGAAACTGACTGCAGAACTTG caAAGTGTGATGCAACGATTA gAATATTCACAGTGGAACTTG GAGAGCGTCATACAAAAATAG gGGAACTTACCGCAGAAGTCG GGGACTACGATAGGAAACTTC GGAAACACGCAGCAGAACTTG CGGAACGGGATGAGAAAATCA gggAACATGAAGCAGAGATAA ggCGTCTTACCGAGCTGCTTG atgAACTCACCGAAGAACTTG ATGAAGTCACTGAAGAACTTG ggGAACGTGATAAAAAAATAG aGGAACTCACTGAAGAGCTTG ccaagcAGACTGCCCAGATCG GTGAACTCACCACAGAGCTGG gGGAACGTGATGCCAAAATCG atgaACTGTCTGCAGAAATGG aaaaaCGCGATAGGAAAATTG aCGAACTCACTGCAGAGCTTG aggaatacaaagcaaaaatga gaaaatgcATTGAAGAGCACA ggaaagaggaagaaaaattgg CAAATGTGACGCTGGACCCCGAGACAGCCCACCCTCGCCTCATCCTGTCCAAGGACCAGAAGAGCGTGCGATGGGAATACATGCTGCAGGAGTCGCCCGACAGCCCCGAGCGCTTCGACGCCGATCCCTGCGTGCTGGGTTGCGAAGCCTTCACCTCTGGGCGCCACTACTGGGTGGTGGATCTGGCAGAAGGGCAGTACTGCGCCGTCGGGGTCAGCAGGGAGTCTCTGCCGAGGAAGGGACCCATCAGCTTTAATCCCGAAGAAGGGATCTGGGCCGTGCAGCAATGGGGATTCAAGAACCGAGCCCTCACCTCCCCTCCGACCCTCCTGAACCTGCCACGGGTCCCCAAAAAGATTCGCATCTCTCTAGACTACGAGTGGGGTGAGGTGGCTTTTTTTGACGTTGAGAACAAAGTCCCCATCTTCACTTTTCCTCCAGCCTCCTTCGCCGGGGAGCGGATCCGGCCTTGGTTCTGGGTGGAGCTGGGCTCCCTCTCTCTGGTCCGATGA
- the LOC118175206 gene encoding killer cell lectin-like receptor subfamily F member 1 isoform X3, whose amino-acid sequence MEDEEGYTTLNFGAKCSAPRRQQGGGMAGSPRRQYLITSAGWALSTGLGIAVIILGLRVWQWHGSGRCYATLNSSATDAENRENGCRGCLGRLRLQLKAALCNAPETDDRECRLCPRDWLQHGNWCYWVSHESRDWQRSRDDCAQKGSALFVIRNREQMHVLQDVTQGRGYVWIGLAVTGAKGTWTWLDGSVLDTKQFRILGSATSGSCALMKGSQIRSEGCNAESRWVCEKDAVAL is encoded by the exons ATGGAGGATGAGGAGGGCTACACCACGCTGAATTTTGGGGCAAAATGCAGCGCCCCGCGGAGGCAGCAAGGTGGTGGGATGGCAG GATCCCCTCGACGCCAGTACCTGATCACCAGTGCCGGGTGGGCTTTGAGCACCGGTTTGGGCATAGCGGTGATAATCCTGGGGCTAAGGG tCTGGCAATGGCATGGCTCGGGACGGTGCTATGCGACTCTCAATTCGTCAGCCACCGATGCTGAAAACAGGGAGAATGGATGCAGAGGCTGCCTGGGTAGATTGCggctgcagctgaaagcagccctgtgcaACGCACCCGAGACGG ATGACAGAGAGTGCCGGCTGTGTCCTCGGGACTGGTTGCAGCACGGGAACTGGTGTTACTGGGTGTCCCACGAGAGCCGGGACTGGCAGAGGAGCCGGGATGACTGCGCCCAAAAGGGCTCTGCCCTCTTCGTCATCCGGAACCGGGAGCAGATG CACGTGCTCCAGGATGTCACGCAGGGAAGGGGCTACGTCTGGATCGGGCTGGCGGTGACAGGGGCCAAAGGCACCTGGACGTGGCTGGACGGCTCCGTGCTGGACACCAAGCA gtTCCGCATCTTGGGCTCGGCCACCAGCGGCAGCTGCGCCCTGATGAAAGGTTCCCAAATCCGCTCCGAGGGCTGCAACGCCGAGTCCAGATGGGTCTGCGAGAAGGATGCTGTCGCCCTGTAG
- the LOC118175206 gene encoding killer cell lectin-like receptor subfamily F member 1 isoform X5 yields the protein MEDEEGYTTLNFGAKCSAPRRQQGGGMAGSPRRQYLITSAGWALSTGLGIAVIILGLRVWQWHGSGRCYATLNSSATDAENRENGCRGCLGRLRLQLKAALCNAPETDDRECRLCPRDWLQHGNWCYWVSHESRDWQRSRDDCAQKGSALFVIRNREQMHVLQDVTQGRGYVWIGLAVTGAKGTWTWLDGSVLDTKQAKTEREP from the exons ATGGAGGATGAGGAGGGCTACACCACGCTGAATTTTGGGGCAAAATGCAGCGCCCCGCGGAGGCAGCAAGGTGGTGGGATGGCAG GATCCCCTCGACGCCAGTACCTGATCACCAGTGCCGGGTGGGCTTTGAGCACCGGTTTGGGCATAGCGGTGATAATCCTGGGGCTAAGGG tCTGGCAATGGCATGGCTCGGGACGGTGCTATGCGACTCTCAATTCGTCAGCCACCGATGCTGAAAACAGGGAGAATGGATGCAGAGGCTGCCTGGGTAGATTGCggctgcagctgaaagcagccctgtgcaACGCACCCGAGACGG ATGACAGAGAGTGCCGGCTGTGTCCTCGGGACTGGTTGCAGCACGGGAACTGGTGTTACTGGGTGTCCCACGAGAGCCGGGACTGGCAGAGGAGCCGGGATGACTGCGCCCAAAAGGGCTCTGCCCTCTTCGTCATCCGGAACCGGGAGCAGATG CACGTGCTCCAGGATGTCACGCAGGGAAGGGGCTACGTCTGGATCGGGCTGGCGGTGACAGGGGCCAAAGGCACCTGGACGTGGCTGGACGGCTCCGTGCTGGACACCAAGCA GgcaaaaacagagagagaaccGTAA
- the LOC118175199 gene encoding tripartite motif-containing protein 10-like isoform X2 codes for MASAASRARERGEEGTHHTATKHRPDPEHLSGGGGAAKSRPERGRLGDAEAVSHRNHLRKGNFQPKLHLEHLAEKLKLLGLEGGGEEEQLCSWRKRTFAFREDAKASGRGAPRAHGGAHGEEPAQERREQIQRDLESLKKQREELLELKASGERRCQGYLTQTEAERQKIVSEFRQLRRFLKDQELVLLAQLGELDREVMRRQEEEEAKVSGEVSLLDILIWEMEKKLEQPASGFLQGGRSTVGRWEMGSGRRTMETSDLERRLRVISQQNDILREALGRFQDILPSELEKEVEPSLGGEGKAFVTLDPDTAHARLVLSRDRRGVRWTDAGQDLPPDPRCFDVSCCVLGCRGFSAGRHGWEVEVMAGGTWALGVARNSLPRKGCLEFRPEEGIWAVGCCGNRYRAFSSPPATLPTSGNPKRIRVVLDYEGEQVAFYLTAQLPPVFAFQKACFGGESIFPFFWVGRGSHLHLCA; via the exons AtggcttctgctgcttctcgagcgagggaaaggggagaggaaggcacCCACCACACTGCCACGAAGCATCGGCCGGATCCTGAGCACCTGAGCGGCGGAGGTGGTGCAGCCAAATCCCGGCCGGAGCGAGGAAGACTCGGAGACGCCGAGGCCGTCAGCCACCGAAACCATCTCAGGAAAGGGAATTTCCAGCCCAAACTCCACCTGGAGCATTTGGCGGAGAAGCTGAAGCTCTTGGGCCTGGAAGGAGGCGGAgaggaggagcagctctgctcgtgGCGTAAGAGGACGTTCGCCTTCAGGGAGGACGCGAAAGCATCCGGCCGCGGTGCACCGAGGGCTCACGGAGGAGCCCACGGAGAGGAACCTGCCCAGGAACGCAGG gagcaaattcagagagacctggagAGCCTcaagaaacaaagggaagagcTTTTGGAACTGAAAGCGAGCGGGGAGAGGCGATGCCAGGGGTATTTG ACACAGACAGAGGCCGAGAGGCAGAAAATTGTGTCCGAATTTCGGCAGCTGCGCCGGTTTCTGAAGGACCAGGAGCTCGTCCTCCTGGcccagctgggagagctggacAGGGAGGTGatgaggaggcaggaggaagaggaggccaAGGTGTCGGGGGAGGTTTCGCTCCTCGACATCCTCATCTGGGAGATGGAGAAGAAACTCGAGCAACCCGCGAGCGGATTCCTGCAG GGTGGCAGAAGCACGGTGGGCAG GTGGGAGATGGGCAGCGGCCGGAGGACGATGGAGACCTCGGACCTGGAGCGGAGGCTCCGTGTCATTTCTCAACAAAACGACATCCTCAGAGAGGCGCTGGGGAGATTTCAAG ACATTTTACCCTCTGAACTGGAGAAAGAGGTAGAACCATCTCtaggaggagagggaaaag CATTCGTGACTCTGGACCCCGACACTGCCCACGCGAGGCTCGTCCTGTCCCGGGACCGACGGGGGGTGAGGTGGACGGATGCAGGGCAGGATTTGCCCCCCGACCCCAGGTGCTTCGACGTCTCCTGCTGCGTGCTGGGCTGCCGGGGTTTCTCCGCGGGGAGGCACGGCTGGGAGGTGGAGGTGATGGCTGGTGGGACCTGGGCCCTCGGTGTGGCCCGAAATTCCCTGCCCAGGAAGGGCTGCTTGGAGTTTCGGCCGGAGGAGGGGATCTGGGCCGTGGGGTGCTGCGGGAATCGGTACCGAgctttctcctcccccccagccACCCTCCCCACGAGTGGGAATCCCAAGAGGATCCGGGTGGTTCTGGATTACGAGGGGGAACAAGTGGCTTTCTACCTCACTGCACAACTCCCCCCTGTCTTTGCTTTCCAAAAAGCCTGCTTTGGGGGGGAGAgcatcttccctttcttctgggTGGGGAGAGGCTCCCACCTCCACCTCTGCGCCTGA